A region from the Pseudomonas cucumis genome encodes:
- the rapA gene encoding RNA polymerase-associated protein RapA has translation MAQQYQPGQRWISDSEAELGLGTVLAQDGRLLTVLYPATGETRQYALRNAPLTRVRFSPGDSITHFEGWKLTVQEVDDVDGLLVYHGLNAQNEVVTLPETQLSNFIQFRLASDRLFAGQIDPLAWFSLRYNTLEHTSRQLQSSLWGLGGVRAQPIAHQLHIAREVADRIAPRVLLADEVGLGKTIEAGLVIHRQLLSGRANRVLILVPENLQHQWLVEMRRRFNLQVALFDEERFIESDAANPFEDTQLALVALEWLVDDEKAQDALFAAGWDLLVVDEAHHLVWHEDQVSPQYSLVEQLAEVIPGVLLLTATPEQLGQDSHFARLRLLDPNRFHDLHAFRAESENYRPVAEAVQELLDKGRLSPEAHKTIHGFLGNEGEALLTAVNDGDTEASARLVRELLDRHGTGRVLFRNTRAAVQGFPERKLHPYPLPCPAEYLELPLGDHAELYPEVSFQAQPDANEEERWWKFDPRVEWLIDTLKMLKRTKVLVICAHAETAMDLEDALRVRSGIPATVFHEGMNILERDRAAAYFADEEFGAQVLICSEIGSEGRNFQFSHHLVLFDLPSHPDLLEQRIGRLDRIGQKHVIELHVPYLETNPQERLYQWYHEALNAFLNTCPTGNALQHQFGPRLLPLLETADDGEWQALIDEARAERERLEAELHTGRDRLLELNSGGAGEGDALVEAILEQDDQFALPIYMETLFDAFGIDSEDHSENALILKPSEKMLDASFPLGDDEGVTITYDRNQALSREDMQFITWEHPMVQGGMDLVLSGSMGNTAVALIKNKALKPGTVLLELLYVSEVVAPRSLQLGRYLPPAALRCLLDANGNDLSTRVSFETLNDQLESVPRASANKFIQAQRDQLTPRINAGEEKITPRHAERVAEAQRRLAADTDEELARLTALQAVNPTVRDSELVALRKQREQGLAMLDKAALRLEAIRVLVAG, from the coding sequence ATGGCGCAGCAGTATCAACCGGGGCAACGCTGGATCAGTGACAGCGAAGCCGAGCTGGGTTTGGGCACCGTTCTGGCACAGGACGGCCGCTTGTTGACCGTGCTCTACCCGGCCACTGGCGAGACTCGCCAGTACGCGCTACGGAATGCGCCCCTTACCCGCGTGCGGTTTTCGCCGGGTGACAGCATCACTCACTTCGAAGGCTGGAAACTGACCGTACAGGAGGTCGACGACGTCGATGGCCTGCTGGTCTACCACGGCCTCAACGCGCAGAACGAAGTGGTCACGCTGCCGGAAACCCAGCTGTCGAACTTCATTCAATTCCGTCTGGCCAGCGACCGTCTGTTCGCCGGGCAGATTGATCCGCTGGCCTGGTTCTCCCTGCGATACAACACCCTGGAACACACCAGCCGCCAATTGCAGTCCTCGCTCTGGGGCCTGGGCGGCGTGCGTGCGCAACCGATCGCGCACCAGCTGCACATTGCCCGTGAAGTCGCCGACCGCATCGCGCCGCGCGTTCTGCTGGCAGATGAAGTGGGCTTGGGCAAGACCATCGAAGCCGGTCTGGTGATCCATCGTCAACTGCTCTCGGGCCGCGCCAACCGCGTGTTGATCCTGGTGCCGGAAAACCTCCAGCACCAATGGCTGGTGGAGATGCGCCGCCGCTTCAACCTGCAAGTCGCGCTGTTCGACGAAGAACGCTTCATCGAAAGCGATGCCGCCAACCCGTTCGAAGACACCCAGCTTGCATTGGTTGCGCTCGAATGGCTGGTAGACGACGAAAAAGCCCAGGATGCGCTGTTCGCGGCCGGCTGGGATTTGCTGGTGGTCGACGAAGCGCACCACCTGGTGTGGCACGAAGACCAGGTCAGCCCTCAGTACTCACTGGTGGAGCAACTGGCCGAAGTTATTCCCGGCGTCTTGCTGCTGACCGCGACCCCGGAACAACTCGGTCAGGACAGCCACTTCGCCCGTCTGCGCCTGCTCGACCCGAACCGTTTCCATGACCTGCACGCCTTCCGCGCCGAGAGCGAAAACTATCGCCCGGTGGCCGAAGCCGTTCAGGAGCTGCTGGACAAGGGGCGCCTGTCGCCTGAAGCGCACAAGACTATCCACGGTTTCCTCGGCAACGAAGGCGAAGCCCTGCTGACCGCCGTCAACGATGGCGACACCGAAGCCAGCGCCCGTCTGGTCCGCGAACTGCTGGACCGTCACGGCACCGGCCGCGTGCTGTTCCGTAACACCCGCGCCGCCGTGCAGGGGTTCCCGGAGCGCAAACTGCACCCGTACCCGCTGCCGTGCCCGGCCGAATACCTCGAACTGCCATTGGGCGATCACGCCGAGCTGTACCCGGAAGTCAGCTTCCAGGCCCAGCCGGACGCCAACGAAGAAGAGCGCTGGTGGAAGTTCGACCCGCGTGTCGAGTGGCTGATCGACACCCTGAAAATGCTCAAACGCACCAAAGTGCTGGTGATCTGTGCCCACGCCGAAACCGCCATGGACCTGGAAGACGCCCTGCGCGTGCGTTCCGGCATTCCGGCCACGGTCTTCCACGAAGGCATGAACATCCTGGAGCGCGACCGCGCCGCCGCCTACTTCGCCGACGAAGAATTCGGCGCTCAGGTGCTGATCTGCTCGGAAATCGGTAGTGAAGGTCGCAACTTCCAGTTCTCGCACCATCTGGTGCTGTTCGACCTGCCGTCGCACCCGGACCTGCTGGAGCAGCGTATCGGTCGTCTCGACCGGATCGGTCAGAAGCACGTCATCGAACTGCACGTGCCGTACCTGGAAACCAACCCGCAAGAACGGCTGTACCAGTGGTATCACGAAGCGCTGAACGCGTTCCTCAACACCTGCCCGACCGGCAACGCCTTGCAGCATCAGTTCGGCCCGCGCCTGCTGCCGCTGCTGGAAACCGCCGATGACGGCGAGTGGCAAGCGCTGATCGACGAAGCCCGCGCCGAACGTGAGCGTCTGGAAGCCGAACTGCACACCGGTCGCGACCGCTTGCTGGAACTCAACTCCGGCGGTGCGGGCGAAGGTGATGCACTGGTCGAAGCGATCCTCGAACAGGACGATCAGTTCGCCCTGCCGATCTACATGGAAACCCTGTTCGACGCCTTCGGCATCGACAGCGAAGACCATTCGGAAAACGCGCTGATCCTCAAGCCAAGCGAAAAAATGCTCGACGCCAGTTTCCCGCTGGGCGACGACGAAGGCGTGACCATCACCTACGACCGCAACCAGGCGCTGTCTCGCGAAGACATGCAGTTCATCACCTGGGAACACCCGATGGTTCAGGGCGGCATGGACCTGGTCCTGTCCGGCTCGATGGGCAACACCGCCGTGGCGCTGATCAAGAACAAGGCGCTGAAACCGGGCACCGTGTTGCTGGAACTGCTCTACGTCAGCGAAGTGGTTGCCCCGCGCTCGCTGCAACTGGGCCGTTACCTGCCGCCGGCCGCCCTGCGCTGCCTGCTCGACGCCAACGGCAACGACCTGTCGACCCGGGTGTCGTTCGAAACCTTGAACGATCAACTGGAAAGCGTGCCCCGCGCCAGCGCCAACAAGTTCATCCAGGCCCAGCGCGACCAGCTGACGCCACGGATCAACGCCGGCGAAGAGAAAATCACCCCGCGTCACGCCGAGCGCGTCGCCGAGGCACAACGTCGCCTGGCGGCGGATACCGACGAAGAACTGGCACGCCTGACCGCCTTGCAAGCGGTCAACCCGACCGTGCGCGACAGCGAACTGGTTGCCCTGCGCAAGCAACGTGAGCAAGGCCTGGCCATGCTCGACAAAGCCGCGCTTCGACTGGAAGCGATCCGGGTGTTGGTGGCGGGTTAA
- the ccoM gene encoding cytochrome c oxidase subunit CcoM, with amino-acid sequence MFFDNVVIAGVLTVGLMVLFFAGFGFFIWKDSHKRKP; translated from the coding sequence ATGTTTTTCGACAACGTGGTGATCGCCGGAGTGCTGACAGTCGGCCTCATGGTTCTGTTTTTTGCAGGGTTTGGATTTTTTATCTGGAAGGATTCGCATAAGCGCAAACCGTAG
- a CDS encoding inorganic phosphate transporter — MIDLFSGLDAWVLVSLLLALAFVLAFEFINGFHDTANAVATVIYTKAMPPHLAVFFSGVFNFLGVLLGGVGVAYAIVHLLPVELLINVNTGHGLAMVFSLLAAAITWNLGTWYFGIPASSSHTLIGSILGVGLANALINDIPLADGVNWQKAIDIGASLVFSPMAGFLIAALVLIGLKWWRPLSKMHKTPEQRRKIDDKKHPPFWNRLVLVISAMAVSFVHGSNDGQKGIGLIMLVLIGIVPAQFVLDLNSTTYQIERTRDATLHLSQFYERNRESLGEFLALGKSVKGDLPEKFRCNPQQTEPTISALLGTLKGVADYHSLPSESRIEVRRYLLCLDDTAKKVAKLPGLAAREKADLDKLRKDLTTTTEYAPFWVILAVALALGLGTMVGWKRVVLTIGEKIGKQGMTYAQGMSAQITTACMIGAANIFSLPVSTTHVLSSGVAGTMVANKSGLQGGTVRTILLAWVLTLPATVALSAGLFWLASKALGS; from the coding sequence ATGATCGATTTATTCAGCGGACTGGATGCTTGGGTGCTTGTGAGCCTCTTGCTCGCCCTGGCCTTTGTCCTCGCCTTCGAGTTCATCAACGGCTTTCATGACACCGCAAACGCGGTGGCCACTGTTATCTACACCAAAGCCATGCCGCCTCATCTGGCGGTGTTCTTTTCCGGTGTGTTCAACTTCCTCGGCGTGCTGCTGGGCGGTGTGGGCGTGGCGTATGCCATCGTCCATTTGCTGCCGGTAGAACTGCTGATCAATGTGAACACCGGTCACGGACTGGCCATGGTGTTCTCGTTGCTCGCTGCTGCCATCACCTGGAACCTGGGCACCTGGTACTTCGGTATCCCCGCCTCCAGTTCCCACACGCTGATCGGTTCGATCCTCGGTGTCGGCCTGGCCAACGCCCTGATCAACGACATTCCGTTGGCCGATGGCGTGAACTGGCAGAAAGCGATCGATATCGGTGCGTCCCTGGTGTTCTCGCCGATGGCCGGTTTCCTGATCGCTGCCCTGGTGCTGATCGGTCTTAAATGGTGGCGTCCACTGTCCAAGATGCACAAGACACCGGAACAGCGCCGCAAGATCGACGACAAGAAACACCCGCCATTCTGGAACCGTCTGGTGCTGGTGATTTCGGCGATGGCAGTCAGCTTCGTGCACGGCTCGAACGATGGCCAGAAAGGTATCGGCCTGATCATGCTGGTGCTGATCGGTATCGTGCCGGCGCAGTTCGTTCTCGACCTGAACAGCACCACCTACCAGATCGAGCGGACTCGCGATGCGACCTTGCACCTGAGCCAGTTCTACGAGCGCAATCGCGAATCCCTGGGTGAGTTCCTGGCGCTGGGCAAAAGCGTGAAAGGCGATTTGCCGGAGAAGTTCCGTTGCAATCCGCAACAGACCGAACCGACCATTTCAGCGCTGCTTGGCACCCTTAAAGGTGTAGCCGACTACCATTCGTTGCCGTCGGAAAGCCGCATCGAAGTACGTCGCTACCTGCTCTGCCTGGACGACACCGCGAAGAAAGTCGCTAAGCTGCCAGGCCTCGCTGCCCGTGAAAAGGCCGACCTGGACAAGCTGCGCAAAGACCTGACCACTACCACCGAATATGCCCCGTTCTGGGTGATTCTGGCGGTCGCACTGGCTCTCGGCCTGGGTACCATGGTCGGCTGGAAACGCGTGGTACTGACCATCGGCGAGAAAATCGGCAAGCAAGGCATGACCTACGCCCAAGGCATGTCGGCGCAGATTACCACCGCGTGCATGATCGGCGCGGCGAACATCTTCAGCCTCCCGGTTTCCACCACCCACGTCCTGTCTTCAGGCGTGGCCGGTACCATGGTCGCCAACAAAAGCGGCCTGCAAGGCGGCACCGTCAGAACCATCCTGCTGGCCTGGGTCCTGACCCTGCCAGCCACCGTGGCCCTGTCGGCCGGCCTGTTCTGGCTGGCGTCGAAGGCACTGGGTAGCTGA
- a CDS encoding aspartate-semialdehyde dehydrogenase, with protein sequence MLPPMLPLSAVPITSQQDPIRQRPDIPPVVAVQESSNESTIDLQKRDPEEAGLQLREEQRRQQERERRRREADEDPEEHLAIPGNELNADNTVPVVPLMEDQPRQGLWVDIEI encoded by the coding sequence ATGCTGCCACCGATGCTCCCCTTGAGCGCCGTACCAATCACTTCACAGCAGGATCCGATTCGCCAGCGCCCGGACATTCCGCCCGTGGTGGCGGTGCAGGAAAGCTCCAACGAAAGCACCATCGACCTGCAAAAACGCGATCCGGAAGAGGCGGGCCTGCAGCTGCGCGAGGAACAGCGTCGGCAGCAGGAACGGGAGCGGCGCCGTCGTGAGGCCGATGAAGATCCTGAAGAGCACTTGGCGATTCCCGGTAATGAGCTCAATGCCGACAATACCGTGCCGGTGGTGCCGTTGATGGAAGATCAGCCGCGTCAGGGGTTGTGGGTCGATATCGAGATCTGA
- a CDS encoding spinster family MFS transporter, translating to MQNSTQAANAWRILFLLFLANLFNFFDRTIPAIIIEPIRMEWHLSDFQLGIIGTAFTIVYAIAGLPLGRLADTGSRSKLMGWGLAAWSGLTAVNGLVGSFWSFLIVRMGIGIGEASYAPAANSLIGDLFPAHRRARAMGIFMLGLPLGLLLAFFTIGWMVKAFDSWRAPFFIAAVPGLILAVFMFFIKEPKRGAAESVQVSQERVDRPIRRVLAVPTFLWLVMAGLCFNFATYACNSFLVPMLQRYFLMPLQDAAVATGVIVGVTGLFGLTLGGWIADKIHQRVANGRLLFAAFSLIISTVCTAWALHAGRIEIGVFVAVFSLGWLFAYNFYTCVYTAIQDVVEPRLRATAMALFFAGLYLLGGGLGPVVVGGLSDHFAHAAMLSAGAGQMTEAFKAVGLHDAMYLIPVALFFTMVFLFLASRCFVRDAKRMKEGLVAVDEPVGSAATA from the coding sequence ATGCAGAACTCGACCCAAGCGGCGAATGCCTGGCGCATTCTGTTCCTGCTGTTCCTGGCCAACCTGTTCAACTTCTTCGATCGCACCATCCCGGCCATCATCATCGAGCCGATCCGCATGGAATGGCACCTCAGCGACTTTCAACTGGGGATCATCGGCACCGCATTCACCATCGTTTACGCCATTGCCGGCCTGCCCCTGGGGCGATTGGCCGATACCGGTTCGCGCAGCAAGTTGATGGGCTGGGGCCTGGCGGCATGGAGCGGGCTGACTGCAGTCAACGGGCTGGTGGGCAGTTTCTGGAGTTTCCTGATCGTGCGCATGGGCATCGGTATCGGTGAAGCCAGTTACGCACCGGCTGCCAACTCGCTGATCGGCGATTTGTTCCCGGCTCATCGTCGAGCTCGGGCCATGGGCATTTTCATGCTTGGCCTGCCACTGGGGTTGCTGCTGGCGTTCTTCACCATCGGCTGGATGGTCAAGGCGTTTGACAGCTGGCGCGCGCCATTCTTCATCGCGGCGGTGCCGGGGTTGATCCTGGCGGTCTTCATGTTCTTTATCAAAGAGCCGAAACGCGGCGCGGCGGAAAGCGTGCAAGTGTCTCAGGAGCGCGTAGACCGGCCGATCCGTCGAGTGCTGGCGGTGCCGACTTTCCTGTGGCTGGTAATGGCGGGGCTGTGCTTCAACTTCGCGACCTATGCCTGCAACTCGTTTCTGGTGCCGATGCTGCAGCGTTATTTCCTGATGCCGTTGCAGGATGCAGCGGTGGCGACCGGGGTGATCGTCGGGGTGACCGGGCTGTTCGGCCTGACGCTCGGCGGCTGGATCGCCGATAAGATTCACCAGCGGGTGGCCAATGGGCGGCTGCTGTTCGCGGCATTCAGCTTGATCATTTCGACCGTGTGCACCGCCTGGGCGCTGCACGCCGGACGGATCGAGATCGGGGTATTTGTCGCGGTGTTCAGCCTGGGGTGGTTGTTCGCCTACAACTTCTATACCTGCGTGTACACGGCGATCCAGGACGTGGTCGAACCGCGCCTGCGGGCGACGGCGATGGCGTTGTTCTTTGCCGGGTTGTATCTATTGGGTGGAGGTTTGGGGCCGGTGGTGGTGGGCGGTTTATCGGATCACTTCGCGCACGCGGCGATGCTCTCGGCCGGCGCTGGGCAGATGACAGAAGCGTTCAAAGCTGTCGGTTTGCATGACGCGATGTATCTGATTCCGGTGGCGCTGTTCTTTACCATGGTGTTTCTGTTTCTGGCTTCGCGGTGTTTTGTCAGGGATGCCAAGCGGATGAAGGAAGGGTTGGTGGCGGTGGATGAGCCTGTGGGTTCTGCGGCGACAGCCTAA